Genomic window (Bosea vaviloviae):
TGGCACTGAGCGCAGCAAGCATGCTGCGGCGGTCGATCGTGAAATCGGTCATGACAGTCAATCTCTCCCTGGGACCGTGCCGCGGGGCTTGAGGCCCGCTTGCTGCTTGCCGGTAGGCTGCCGCCTCGGTAGGGACTTGTCCACCGGCATTTGCGCCCACGCCTGGTCTTGACCTTTGGGGGGCAACGCGCCGATTCTCAGCTCATGCGCGCCCTGAACCGCCGAATCGCCGCCGTCTTCGTCCTGCTCTCGGGCATCGTCGTCCCGGCGCTCGCCCATGCGCAGGATACGGCTGATGAGGAGGCGCGGCGCCGCGCTGCCAATATCGCGGCCTTTCCCGACGCGGCGCGTGCGCTCTTCGGCCAGAAGACCGCGCCGGCGGATATGCGCGCCCGCGCCATCGGCTCCTATGCGCGCGGCTGCCTGGCGGGCGCGACCGCTTTGCCGGTCGATGGGCCGAGCTGGCAGGTGATGCGGCTCAATCGCAACCGCAACTGGGGCCATCCGATCCTGATCGACTATCTCGAAAAGCTCGCGCACGACGTGCCGAAGATCAATGGCTGGCCGGGAATCCTGGTCGGCGACATCTCGCAGCCGCGCGGCGGGCCGATGCTGACCGGCCATGCCTCGCACCAGATCGGCCTCGACGCCGATCTCTGGCTGACGCCGATGCCGAGGGAGCGGCTCGACCGCAGCGAGCGCGAGAACATGCCGGCCGTCAACATGGCCCGCGCCGACTGGCGCGACATCGATCCGAAGAACTGGACGCCGGCGCAGACCAAGCTGATCAAGACCGTCGCCAATGAGTCGCGCGTCGAGCGCATCTTCGTCAACCCGGCGCTGAAAGTGGCGCTCTGCCGCGAGGCCGGGAGCGATCGTGCCTGGCTCAACAAGGTCAGGCCGATGTGGGGCCACAACTACCATTTCCATGTCCGGATGGTCTGCCCGGCGGGAATGGAGGGGTGCCAGGGCCAGGAGCCGCCCAATTTCGGCGATGGCTGCGGCGAGGAGCTCTCGGGCTGGATCGAGCGCCAGCGCACCGCCTTCTTCGCGCCGAAGAAGCCGCGCACCGGCCCGGCGCCGAAGCCCAAGCCGCCAATGTCGCTCGACGCGCTGCCAGCCGAGTGCCGGCAGGTGCTGCTGTCGCGGTGACCGGCCTCTACCGTCATTGCGAGCGCAGCGAAGCAATCCAGAGCAGCGCGCGCGACGTCCCCTAGATTGCTCGCAATGACGTGGCGCGGTTAACTCGATGCCTGGTTTCAGCTACCGACGCTGCGTGCGACCAGAGCTATAGGCGAACGGATCGTTCTGCGGCGTGATCACGGGCTTGGCCTGCTCCATGCCTTCCTGGTCGAGCACACCGGTGCCCTCGTCGTCGCCGACGATCACCTCTTCCGTCGGCGGCACCGAACCCGGCAAGGTCAGCGGGCCGCGCTGTTCGCTCGGCAGCGGCTGAGGCCGGTAGCGCGACTGGTTGAGCGGTTCACTCGCGGGCTCCTCGATGAAGCGCCTTTGCGCGTCGAGGCTCTGGCCGCCGCGATTGGTCGCGACGGGATAGCCGCCCTGCACCGAGCCCGGCGGCCGCAATCCATCGCCTGGCTGGCGCAGCATTGGACCGCCGGCGATGAGTGCGCCGATCTCGTCGCGCTGCTGCCCGCGCTGCGCCGACTGATACGGACGCGCCGGATCCGGCGGCGGCAGATTGTAGTTCGGGGTGTATTTGATGACCGGGTTGCAGATGTGCCGACCCTTGGCATGCCGGGCCAGGTCGATATGGATATGGTCGTAGTGGAACACGTTCGAGCCCGGTCCGAGAACGGTCGAGAAGTTCTCGCAGGCGCCGACGAACACTTCGCGCAGGAAGTTCTGCTCCTCCGGCGAGCCGCGCCAGCCGTCCTTGACCGTGATGTTGCGCCCGTCATTGAGCCGGAAGGAGAACACGTCCAGCGCATTGCCATAGGCGTGTTCGGAGGTGCGGCTGGTGCCGGTGCCGTTGTTCATGGCGCGGCAGGAATAGGAGCCGGCGCGCATCTCGATGACCTGCGCGCCGAGAACGTTCTGGGCGGCCGGCTGGACGACTTCGGCGAGCCATTTGTCGGTGGTCGCGACGACGGGGCAGGCGAGCGTGGCAGAGCTCGTCAGCCCGATGCCGCCATTGGCGAAGGCGGCGACCTTCAGCGGCTTTTCCATGCCGCAGGTGCCGGGGCCGTCGATCGGCTTGCTGCGCAGGCTGACATAGG
Coding sequences:
- a CDS encoding extensin family protein; this translates as MRRVHLTLIALGVIGAGLAGCGKFQKPQRAAWRDQAEAECLASRQVQLSSYVSLRSKPIDGPGTCGMEKPLKVAAFANGGIGLTSSATLACPVVATTDKWLAEVVQPAAQNVLGAQVIEMRAGSYSCRAMNNGTGTSRTSEHAYGNALDVFSFRLNDGRNITVKDGWRGSPEEQNFLREVFVGACENFSTVLGPGSNVFHYDHIHIDLARHAKGRHICNPVIKYTPNYNLPPPDPARPYQSAQRGQQRDEIGALIAGGPMLRQPGDGLRPPGSVQGGYPVATNRGGQSLDAQRRFIEEPASEPLNQSRYRPQPLPSEQRGPLTLPGSVPPTEEVIVGDDEGTGVLDQEGMEQAKPVITPQNDPFAYSSGRTQRR
- the mepA gene encoding penicillin-insensitive murein endopeptidase; this translates as MRALNRRIAAVFVLLSGIVVPALAHAQDTADEEARRRAANIAAFPDAARALFGQKTAPADMRARAIGSYARGCLAGATALPVDGPSWQVMRLNRNRNWGHPILIDYLEKLAHDVPKINGWPGILVGDISQPRGGPMLTGHASHQIGLDADLWLTPMPRERLDRSERENMPAVNMARADWRDIDPKNWTPAQTKLIKTVANESRVERIFVNPALKVALCREAGSDRAWLNKVRPMWGHNYHFHVRMVCPAGMEGCQGQEPPNFGDGCGEELSGWIERQRTAFFAPKKPRTGPAPKPKPPMSLDALPAECRQVLLSR